The sequence below is a genomic window from Qipengyuania flava.
CGACGGGAGCCGGCTCGGCGATGCGGTGCAGTGTCTCGAACAGGATCGCGCCGATGGCGACCAGCAAAAGGCCCGCGTTGGCCAGCGCGGCAAGGATGGTCGAGCTCTTGTAGCCGTAGGTGAACCGCTGCGAGGGCGGGCGCTTGGCCGCGACGCTTGCCCCCCAGGCGAGCATCAGGGCGAGCACGTCGGACAGGTTGTGTCCCGCATCGGCAATCAGCGCCATCGAACCGGAAATCCAGCCGTAGACCGCCTCGACGATCACGAAGCCTGTGTTGAGGATGATCCCGATCAGGAAGGCGTTGCCGAAATCGGCCGGCGCGTGGCTGTGACCGTGGCCATGCCCGTGCCCATGGCTGTGCGTATGGTTGTGACCCGCGCCCATCTCGGTCCTAGCGATAGACGCAGGAATCGAGCCCGTCACGCGCGACGACGCCGATACGCGCGGAAATCGTGTTGCCGTGGCGCGCCAGCCAGCCGCCCGGGTTCTTCACCGACCGCTCCTTGGGCAGCGGCAGCGCGGCGGCCATCCGCGCGGCTTCCAGCTGGGTGAGCGAGGCCGCCGACTTGCCGAAATAGCGCCGCGCGCCCGCTTCGACGCCATAAGTGCCGATGCCGGTTTCCGCGACGTTGAGATAGACTTCCATGATCCGCCGCTTGCCCCAGATCTGCTCGATCAGCAGGGTGAACCAGGCCTCGAAACCCTTGCGGATGTAACCGCCGCCTTGCCACAGAAAGACGTTCTTCGCCGTCTGCTGGCTGATCGTGGAACCACCACGGAGGCGCCCGCCCTGGCGGTTGCTTTCAATCGCTTTCTCGATCGCCTCGCGGTCGAAGCCGTCGTGGGCACAGAATTTGCCGTCCTCGGCCGCGATCACCGCACGGACCATGGATCGGTCGATGTTCGATAGCGCGGTCCAGTCCTTGGTGATGCCGTTCGCGTCCATCAGCATCGTGGCGGTCACCGGAACCGGGACGAAGCGGAACAGCAACACAAGCAGGAGGCTGAGGCCAACGAAGCCGAGTAAGGCCTTGAACAGGAAGCGAACCAGCCAGCGCATGGCGCGCCTTTAGCCTTCGGCCGGGCATGGCGCAATCTGCCAGCTTGCCCGGCGCCGCGCGTCGTGCTTACGTCGCGGCCCGGCGAGGGGCCGTGAGGGAGTATTCAATGCGCAAGGCACTTTTGGGCACCGCCGCGTTCGCCGCGGCCCTTTCACTGGGCGCTGCGCCCGCAGCCGCGGATCCCGCGGCGATCAAGCAGGCCGTGGCGGCGGATTACGACAGCCACCTCGAAGCGCTGTTCAAGCATTTTCACGCCAATCCCGAACTCTCGTTCCTTGAAACCGAGACGGCCAAGCGCATGGCGAGCGAGCTGCGCGCTGCGGGTCTCGAGGTAACCGAAGGTGTGGGCGGCACCGGCGTTGTCGGCATCGTCCGCAACGGCGATGGTCCGCTGATCCTGCTGCGCGCCGATATGGACGGGCTGCCGATGCCGGAGAAATCGGGGCTCGATTACGCCTCCACGGCGACCCAGGTCGGGCTCGACGGGCAGGAGTACCCGGTCATGCATGCGTGCGGCCATGATGTGCACATCACCTCGATGGTGGGCACCGCGCGGCGCCTGATGGCGATGAAGGACCAGTGGTCGGGCACGCTCATGTTCATCGTCCAGCCAGCCGAGGAACGCGTGGGCGGGGCCAAGGCGATGCTCGATGATGGGCTCTACGAACGCTTCGGCAAGCCGGATTACGCGCTGGCGTTCCA
It includes:
- the mtgA gene encoding monofunctional biosynthetic peptidoglycan transglycosylase, with protein sequence MRWLVRFLFKALLGFVGLSLLLVLLFRFVPVPVTATMLMDANGITKDWTALSNIDRSMVRAVIAAEDGKFCAHDGFDREAIEKAIESNRQGGRLRGGSTISQQTAKNVFLWQGGGYIRKGFEAWFTLLIEQIWGKRRIMEVYLNVAETGIGTYGVEAGARRYFGKSAASLTQLEAARMAAALPLPKERSVKNPGGWLARHGNTISARIGVVARDGLDSCVYR